Proteins encoded in a region of the Vicia villosa cultivar HV-30 ecotype Madison, WI linkage group LG5, Vvil1.0, whole genome shotgun sequence genome:
- the LOC131606046 gene encoding uncharacterized protein LOC131606046: protein MAEVVNCPCASSPRQLARLTNNPRNRQAEMKTRLLQIIYANPFSGLDHEDPYNHLTKFYEIAGTLGAPEAEEEVVFMRLFPHSLIGKAKDWYLNQPPETMTNWNVLEENFLNRFFPHNRFMDAKTAIATFTQHTTETLCEAWERYKSMLRKCPNHGFDNLTQIHIFRNGLQPQPKLLIDATSGGSLLSKSAEEAVSIINRMALNDHQVQYNRGTQKKSGILELDMNDAILAQNKLLTQTVEELTKKLSKLPQQLKQMHETPKPQQVALCELFTGDRPTGFCPPINEEVNYMGNQQQRQVPYNQGYSHNNNASYGQSQNRSNQYQSYTQPDKLSKIEDTLNQFMQLSMSNQKNTDASIRNLETQVGQIAKQLSEQQRGTFSATTQVNPKETCNAITTKAGDIVQDKVGENSKGIAVEKNQEKGKRKEEEENNADPGKITLPVTIGNIYFDNALVDLGSSVNLLPLSVVRKIEHLHLNPTTMKLQLADKSTTEPIGVMKDVMVKVDGFRFSTDFVIISMNNDEENPPILGRPFIKIARMMIDVDEGKMKVRYKDEEVNFKLFQHKEDGYSKAKALDEKCLILKKINGKERPNDSGKDVLTNSYKPP from the coding sequence ATGGCTGAAGTTGTTAATTGTCCATGCGCGAGCAGCCCAAGACAATTGGCTCGTCTCACCAATAATCCGAGAAATCGGCAAGCTGAAATGAAAACAAGGTTGTTACAAATCATTTATGCTAATCCTTTTTCAGGTTTGGATCATGAGGATCCATACAATCATCTCACAAAATTCTATGAGATTGCTGGTACGTTAGGTGCACCAGAAGCTGAAGAAGAAGTTGTCTTCATGAGGTTATTTCCGCACTCTTTGATCGGAAAAGCAAAGGACTGGTATCTCAACCAACCGCCTGAAACCATGACCAATTGGAATGTCTTGGAAGAGAATTTTCTGAACAGATTTTTTCCACATAATCGATTCATGGATGCAAAAACAGCAATTGCAACATTTACCCAACATACAACGGAAACCCTTTGTGAAGCCTGGGAACGTTACAAGTCTATGTTACGCAAATGTCCAAACCATGGTTTCGACAATCTCACACAGATTCATATTTTCCGTAATGGATTGCAGCCGCAGCCAAAGCTTTTAATTGATGCAACTTCAGGTGGTTCTTTACTGTCCAAAAGTGCAGAAGAAGCAGTTTCTATTATCAACCGTATGGCTCTCAATGATCATCAGGTCCAGTACAATAGAGGAACGCAAAAGAAATCTGGTATTCTTGAGTTGGATATGAATGATGCGATATTAGCACAAAACAAGCTTCTCACTCAAACCGTAGAAGAGTTAACAAAGAAACTTTCCAAACTTCCACAACAGTTGAAACAAATGCACGAAACACCTAAACCGCAACAAGTAGCTCTCTGTGAACTTTTCACAGGTGACCGTCCAACCGGTTTTTGTCCACCTATcaatgaagaggtgaattatatGGGAAATCAGCAACAAAGGCAGGTTCCGTACAATCAAGGTTATTCGCACAATAACAACGCAAGCTATGGCCAAAGTCAAAATAGATCAAATCAATACCAAAGTTACACGCAGCCAGACAAACTTTCAAAGATAGAGGATACCTTGAATCAATTTATGCAACTGTCCATGTCAAACCAGAAAAACACTGATGCGTCGATTAGAAATCTTGAAACGCAAGTTGGGCAGATTGCAAAACAACTAAGTGAGCAACAAAGAGGTACGTTTTCTGCCACCACTCAAGTTAATCCCAAGGAAACCTGTAACGCAATCACGACGAAAGCGGGTGATATAGTCCAAGACAAAGTTGGGGAGAATTCAAAAGGCATAGCTgtggagaaaaatcaagaaaaaggaaAACGTAAGGAGGAGGAAGAAAACAATGCGGATCCTGGAAAAATTACCTTACCGGTTACCATTGGAAATATCTATTTTGATAATGCTTTGGTTGATCTTGGATCAAGCGTCAATCTTCTTCCATTATCCGTCGTGAGAAAGATTGAACATCTTCACTTGAACCCTACAACAATGAAGTTGCAACTTGCTGACAAATCAACCACAGAACCAATTGGCGTAATGAAAGATGTAATGGTCAAAGTGGATGGTTTTCGATTTTCAACTGATTTTGTGATAATAAGCATGAACAATGATGAAGAAAATCCTCCTATCTTAGGTCGTCCATTCATAAAAATAGCAagaatgatgattgatgtggatgaAGGCAAGATGAAAGTAAGGTACAAAGATGAAGAAGTCAACTTCAAATTGTTTCAACACAAAGAGGATGGCTATTCCAAAGCTAAAGCTCTTGATGAAAAATGCCTGATATTGAAAAAGATAAATGGTAAAGAAAGGCCAAATGATAGTGGCAAGGACGTTTTGACGAATTCATACAAACCACCGTAA